The Rhodohalobacter sp. SW132 genome includes a region encoding these proteins:
- a CDS encoding TonB-dependent receptor domain-containing protein — MIKYTILLFGLIFSVHSLQAQTIDGRVLDSSSQAPLQGASVIETGTTNGTSTNTNGEFSLTLSDESDQITVRYVGYQSQTITISGNEDQLEILLQRQAVSGGEVFVNALRVDDSTPIAYSNISRADIESRNLGQDIPFLVKTSPSVVSTSDAGAGIGYTGLRIRGVDPGRINVTINGIPVNDAESHGVFWVNMPDLASSTQNIQIQRGVGTSTQGAGAFGGSMNLQTALMRNEPYGEINTSVGSFGTQKFNVQLGSGIMDNNWQFEGRFSKIDSDGYVDRASSDLQSYYFAAARHGDRSLLKADVFSGSEVTYQAWNGVPEPILDNDADQLEHYINTLFLDQESADHLRDNLGNRQFNEFTYQNQVDDYQQDHYQLHYSYQLTDSWIANASLHYTYGRGYFEQFRRDDNLSSYNISPIEIGAETITRSDLVRQRWLDNHFYGTVLSTEYTEDDSWTLTLGGGYNEYDGDHFGEVVWARFAGDSDLGDRYYDNNGFKTDFNVYGKLNYYLTSDLNLFTDLQYRAVTYRFLGLRVDGPTGDIEDVTQRDKINFFNPKAGLVYRFADGHRTFASFSVGGKEPTRRDYVDSSVDSRPDPEILYNYEAGYSGTFNRIDLGVNLYYMQYKDQLVLTGAVNDVGGYVRENVPDSYRAGIELEAGIRISDQFLWNGNATFSHNKIDEYVRFLDDYDQGGQQTETFENTDIAFSPGVIANSVFAHRAGGLTTEWVSQFVGQQFLDNTQTESRSIDSYWVNDLRFSYEFSNLPYVKGVNATLQINNVLNEKYASNGYTFGYILGGEQHYNYYYPQAGRNFLTSLQVRF; from the coding sequence ATGATTAAATATACAATTCTACTTTTCGGACTGATTTTTTCAGTCCACTCACTCCAGGCGCAAACCATAGACGGCCGTGTTTTAGACAGCTCATCCCAGGCTCCGCTTCAAGGCGCCAGTGTTATTGAAACCGGAACCACAAACGGCACATCAACCAATACAAACGGAGAGTTTTCTCTCACTCTATCTGATGAAAGCGACCAAATCACTGTTCGTTATGTTGGATATCAATCTCAAACGATCACGATCTCCGGAAATGAAGATCAACTGGAAATATTGTTGCAGCGGCAGGCTGTTTCCGGTGGCGAAGTATTTGTGAACGCCCTTCGGGTTGATGATTCCACTCCCATAGCTTACAGCAATATTTCGCGCGCTGATATTGAATCGCGAAACCTGGGGCAGGATATTCCATTTTTAGTAAAGACCTCTCCTTCGGTCGTGTCCACATCGGATGCAGGAGCAGGAATAGGTTACACCGGGCTGCGTATTCGCGGTGTAGATCCGGGACGGATAAATGTTACAATTAACGGAATTCCGGTGAATGATGCAGAATCACACGGCGTATTTTGGGTGAACATGCCGGACCTGGCTTCATCAACCCAAAATATTCAAATTCAGCGCGGTGTAGGAACATCCACACAAGGAGCCGGAGCTTTTGGCGGATCTATGAATTTGCAGACTGCTTTGATGAGGAACGAGCCCTATGGAGAGATTAACACGAGCGTGGGATCATTTGGAACGCAAAAGTTTAATGTTCAGCTCGGGTCAGGAATCATGGATAACAACTGGCAATTTGAAGGACGCTTTTCGAAAATCGACTCCGACGGTTATGTCGATCGCGCCAGCTCTGATTTGCAATCCTATTATTTTGCAGCGGCACGGCATGGTGACAGAAGCCTCTTAAAGGCTGATGTATTCTCCGGCAGTGAAGTAACCTACCAGGCATGGAACGGCGTTCCTGAACCCATTTTGGATAATGACGCCGATCAGCTGGAGCACTACATCAACACCCTGTTTTTAGACCAGGAATCGGCCGATCATTTACGGGATAACCTGGGGAATCGTCAGTTTAACGAGTTCACCTACCAAAACCAGGTGGATGATTATCAGCAAGACCACTACCAGCTCCACTACTCCTACCAGCTGACAGACAGCTGGATCGCAAACGCATCTCTCCACTACACATACGGACGTGGATATTTTGAGCAGTTTCGTCGGGATGATAATCTCAGTAGCTACAACATCAGCCCGATAGAAATTGGGGCTGAAACGATTACCCGAAGTGATTTGGTGAGACAGCGCTGGCTGGATAATCACTTTTACGGCACTGTTTTATCTACCGAATACACAGAGGATGATAGCTGGACCCTCACTCTTGGTGGCGGCTACAATGAATATGACGGCGACCATTTTGGAGAAGTTGTTTGGGCCCGATTTGCCGGCGATAGTGATCTGGGCGATCGATATTACGACAACAACGGTTTCAAAACAGATTTCAACGTATACGGTAAACTGAATTACTACCTCACGTCTGATTTGAATCTCTTTACGGATCTGCAGTATCGGGCAGTCACGTACCGGTTTTTAGGACTTCGGGTTGATGGACCGACCGGAGATATTGAAGATGTAACCCAGCGAGACAAGATCAACTTTTTTAATCCTAAAGCCGGGCTTGTGTATCGGTTTGCAGATGGACACCGGACTTTTGCTTCGTTCAGCGTAGGTGGCAAAGAACCAACCCGCCGCGACTATGTGGATTCAAGTGTTGACAGCCGCCCCGATCCCGAAATTCTATACAATTACGAAGCGGGGTACAGCGGCACGTTCAACCGGATCGACCTTGGGGTAAACCTCTACTATATGCAGTACAAAGATCAGCTTGTGCTGACCGGTGCCGTAAATGATGTTGGCGGATATGTTCGGGAAAATGTTCCTGATAGCTACCGTGCAGGAATTGAACTTGAAGCTGGGATTCGTATTTCAGATCAGTTTTTATGGAATGGAAATGCCACGTTCAGCCACAATAAAATAGATGAATATGTGCGTTTTCTTGATGATTACGATCAGGGTGGCCAGCAGACAGAAACTTTCGAAAATACGGACATCGCATTTTCACCCGGAGTGATCGCAAATTCTGTTTTCGCTCACCGTGCCGGTGGATTAACCACTGAGTGGGTCTCCCAATTTGTGGGGCAGCAGTTCCTGGATAACACGCAAACCGAGAGCCGATCGATCGATTCGTACTGGGTAAATGATCTTCGATTCAGTTACGAATTTTCAAATCTGCCTTATGTAAAAGGCGTTAACGCCACACTGCAAATCAACAATGTGCTGAATGAAAAATATGCATCCAATGGCTATACCTTTGGGTACATTTTGGGTGGTGAGCAACATTATAACTATTACTACCCACAAGCGGGAAGGAATTTCCTAACAAGTTTGCAGGTTCGGTTTTAA
- a CDS encoding YkoF family thiamine/hydroxymethylpyrimidine-binding protein, with translation MSANTSEEQRIAGCSFSVYPMSDRFSNLILDALKATDSSKVWMKTDKVSTIARGRIPHIFDVSQAVFLHIAKTGVHTVYSATFSVGCPGDTAGHSYMAKDEKPMNHNSISSIKKDVTAKFALYPMGGGNYMDLIYEQIEAMKKHGVEVTPTHYETILAGSAQDVFSGLEKVLRATEEAGSKHTIMTVTISANSPSGDEVEI, from the coding sequence ATGTCTGCCAATACAAGCGAAGAACAACGAATTGCGGGGTGCAGCTTTTCCGTTTACCCGATGAGCGACAGGTTTTCGAATCTTATTCTGGATGCATTGAAAGCTACAGACAGCTCAAAAGTGTGGATGAAAACAGATAAAGTGAGTACCATTGCAAGGGGCCGAATTCCCCATATTTTTGATGTGAGCCAGGCTGTATTCTTGCATATTGCCAAAACAGGAGTTCATACGGTCTACAGCGCCACATTTTCTGTTGGATGTCCGGGCGATACGGCAGGCCACAGCTATATGGCCAAAGATGAAAAGCCGATGAACCATAATTCAATCTCTTCCATTAAAAAGGACGTAACGGCCAAATTTGCGCTCTATCCCATGGGCGGCGGCAACTATATGGACCTGATCTACGAGCAGATTGAGGCGATGAAAAAGCACGGGGTAGAGGTTACACCCACACATTACGAAACAATTCTTGCCGGATCAGCACAGGATGTGTTCAGCGGATTGGAGAAAGTGTTACGCGCCACGGAAGAAGCGGGATCAAAGCATACAATCATGACCGTAACGATATCAGCCAACAGCCCGTCCGGTGATGAGGTCGAGATCTAA
- a CDS encoding TonB-dependent receptor, with product MQATKLLTVFVLLLCSAATQLSAQVATGTVYDSDSGEPIPGATVTQLHTQNGTVTNSEGEFRLELLSTAEQAIEVRFVGYQPSRLQIETPGQPLEIYLQQGAVWGDEIFVEGVRVSERAPFTQTTVERARLEQDNVGQDPIYTLERFTPSILTHSDSGTRFANYGYMRLRGMDQTRINMTLNGIPLNDMIDQGVFFSNFNDFGNSIQSVQVQRGVGTSTNGTASYAGSVNFESKNITMDDPSGEVKLTGGAFNSYRLSTEVNTGSINNFGLQTRFTQTESDGYRNHSGTESRSFFLSGGYFGSTNIFKVTAFTGYTFNELAYDPVPIQLIRENPRANTISVHDEDNFGQQFLQFQYGRSFSDRLSLASSLYYGGAGGDFPVGFPGDDGEFVQQVFSLFNDHYGLLSSLQYTDGDRFELSGGIHAYRFDRVNEETFNPESADLFYSDQSQKDELSAFAKASYRMGDVELYGDLQLRSVWLELNPDTQFLVNGGVAASTIDVPVRQWTFLNPKAGVTWFVTDRFDIYGSFGRSGREPTRQDILGATNINPGNLDVVSDRSSVRAEYVNNVEGGVRFRSASLSGKLNGFYMQFENEISPTGDFIPEGFIQLRENIDESYRAGIEAEWLWMPMNRLSLSGNATWMQTRISEFSPGGSGQVFTDRQSILSPEWLANGTINYMFYDFLNVSLTGRYIGEAYLELTNRDDLTLPSSFITNFGVDATISRNISASIKLHNVFDELYYTNGAPVDTNFDGTFDSPGYIVQPPRHLFAELTIRF from the coding sequence ATGCAAGCAACAAAGTTACTCACTGTTTTTGTACTGCTATTATGTTCGGCTGCAACCCAATTATCAGCCCAGGTGGCAACAGGAACCGTGTACGATTCAGATTCAGGTGAGCCGATACCCGGCGCAACCGTTACACAGCTGCACACACAGAACGGAACTGTAACCAACAGCGAAGGGGAATTTCGTCTTGAATTACTCTCAACAGCCGAGCAAGCTATTGAAGTTCGGTTTGTAGGTTATCAACCCTCACGTTTACAGATCGAAACTCCCGGTCAGCCGCTCGAAATTTATCTTCAGCAGGGTGCAGTCTGGGGTGACGAAATTTTTGTGGAGGGTGTGCGCGTGAGTGAACGCGCACCATTTACGCAGACAACCGTGGAAAGAGCGCGGCTGGAACAGGATAATGTGGGGCAGGATCCCATCTACACTCTTGAAAGATTTACTCCTTCTATCCTTACGCATTCCGATTCAGGCACACGTTTTGCCAACTACGGGTACATGCGTCTTCGGGGAATGGATCAAACCCGGATCAACATGACGCTAAACGGAATTCCGCTCAACGATATGATTGATCAGGGCGTTTTCTTTTCAAATTTCAACGATTTTGGTAACAGTATTCAGTCGGTTCAGGTGCAGCGCGGCGTAGGAACCAGCACGAATGGAACGGCATCCTACGCAGGTTCCGTAAATTTTGAGTCAAAAAATATCACGATGGATGATCCGTCAGGTGAAGTTAAACTCACCGGCGGCGCATTCAATTCCTATCGGCTGAGTACGGAGGTTAACACCGGTTCCATCAATAATTTTGGGCTGCAGACCCGCTTTACCCAGACCGAATCAGACGGCTACCGAAATCACTCTGGCACCGAATCGAGATCTTTTTTTCTGTCAGGCGGTTATTTTGGAAGTACTAATATTTTCAAAGTCACTGCTTTTACGGGATACACGTTTAATGAGCTGGCTTACGATCCGGTTCCAATTCAGTTGATTCGAGAGAACCCGAGGGCGAATACGATTTCCGTGCATGACGAAGATAATTTTGGTCAGCAGTTTCTGCAGTTCCAGTACGGGCGAAGCTTTAGCGATCGGCTCTCGCTTGCATCATCCCTTTACTACGGCGGGGCCGGCGGAGATTTTCCCGTAGGATTTCCCGGGGATGACGGGGAATTTGTACAGCAGGTTTTCAGCCTGTTTAACGACCACTATGGACTGCTTTCCTCCTTGCAGTATACGGATGGAGATCGTTTTGAACTTTCTGGCGGCATACACGCCTATCGGTTTGATCGCGTGAATGAAGAGACCTTCAACCCGGAAAGCGCAGATCTTTTCTATTCCGACCAATCTCAAAAAGATGAACTCAGTGCTTTTGCCAAAGCAAGTTACCGGATGGGTGATGTTGAACTGTACGGTGATCTGCAGCTGCGGTCCGTCTGGCTGGAGTTAAACCCCGACACACAGTTTCTGGTCAATGGAGGAGTAGCTGCTTCTACGATTGACGTTCCGGTAAGACAATGGACGTTTTTAAATCCCAAAGCGGGCGTAACTTGGTTTGTAACCGACCGGTTTGATATCTACGGATCGTTTGGAAGAAGCGGACGCGAACCGACCCGCCAGGATATTCTGGGAGCCACAAACATCAACCCGGGCAATCTGGATGTTGTAAGTGACAGAAGCTCGGTAAGGGCTGAATATGTGAACAACGTGGAAGGGGGAGTGCGGTTTCGATCCGCGAGTTTATCCGGAAAACTGAATGGATTCTACATGCAGTTTGAAAACGAAATCTCACCAACCGGCGATTTTATCCCGGAAGGATTTATCCAGCTTCGCGAAAATATTGATGAGAGCTACAGGGCCGGAATTGAAGCAGAGTGGCTCTGGATGCCGATGAACCGTCTGTCGCTTTCCGGAAACGCAACTTGGATGCAAACCCGGATCAGCGAATTTTCACCCGGGGGTTCTGGCCAGGTATTCACCGACAGGCAGTCGATCCTCAGTCCGGAGTGGCTTGCAAACGGTACCATCAACTATATGTTTTACGATTTTCTCAACGTTTCGCTCACCGGGCGGTACATTGGGGAGGCGTACCTGGAGCTGACAAACCGCGACGATCTTACGCTTCCTTCCTCGTTTATAACAAATTTTGGAGTGGATGCGACAATCAGCCGGAACATCTCGGCATCAATAAAATTACATAATGTATTCGATGAGCTTTATTATACAAACGGGGCTCCTGTGGATACAAATTTTGACGGTACTTTTGATTCACCGGGATATATTGTCCAGCCGCCGAGACATCTGTTTGCCGAACTCACGATTCGGTTCTGA
- a CDS encoding DUF6428 family protein encodes MLTLKELKNTLLETEQITLLQPDGTPVPHHFHITEAGLATKHFIDCGGTLRKDESLTMQVWVANDTHHRLTPSTLLKILDKAAPLLNSDEIPVEIEYQSESNTIGKYRLGFNGDAFQLIPTQTECLALDQCGMDVLKKKAGQVISATGNGCEPNSGCC; translated from the coding sequence ATGCTAACACTCAAAGAGTTAAAGAATACACTTCTGGAAACGGAACAGATCACTCTCCTTCAGCCGGACGGCACCCCGGTCCCACACCATTTTCACATTACTGAGGCGGGTTTGGCAACCAAACATTTTATAGATTGTGGCGGTACCCTTCGAAAAGATGAGTCCTTAACGATGCAGGTTTGGGTTGCAAATGATACGCATCACAGACTGACTCCCTCCACTCTGCTGAAAATCCTCGATAAAGCTGCTCCTTTACTCAACAGTGATGAAATTCCAGTAGAGATTGAATATCAATCTGAATCGAATACCATCGGGAAATACCGTCTCGGTTTTAATGGAGATGCATTTCAACTGATTCCCACCCAAACTGAGTGCCTCGCTTTGGATCAATGCGGAATGGATGTGTTGAAGAAGAAAGCCGGCCAGGTTATTTCTGCTACAGGCAACGGATGTGAACCAAACAGCGGCTGCTGCTGA
- a CDS encoding DUF2911 domain-containing protein gives MKKITAVLSIALCTALFSVFELNAQERTTDRVWASPNAAVSQTIGLTEVSLTYGRPGVRDRAIFGGLVPLNQVWRTGANESTAITFSDDVLFEGEHIEAGTYSLYTIPGEDSWTIIINNKLSWGTEYDESEDLLRVEVDAQESHFMEQMMIYFENISEDSGDMIIHWDETKVAVQIEPVND, from the coding sequence ATGAAGAAAATTACGGCTGTTTTATCAATTGCACTTTGTACCGCACTCTTTTCAGTTTTTGAACTGAACGCTCAGGAGAGGACAACAGACAGAGTTTGGGCGAGTCCCAATGCGGCGGTGAGTCAGACTATAGGGCTGACAGAAGTCTCTTTAACGTACGGCAGGCCAGGCGTGAGAGACCGGGCAATTTTTGGTGGTCTGGTACCGCTAAACCAGGTGTGGAGAACCGGCGCAAATGAATCCACCGCGATTACTTTTTCCGATGATGTTTTGTTTGAAGGAGAACATATCGAAGCCGGAACCTATTCACTCTATACCATTCCCGGCGAGGATAGCTGGACCATCATCATCAATAATAAACTTTCATGGGGAACCGAATATGATGAGAGTGAAGATCTGCTGCGCGTAGAAGTGGATGCGCAAGAGTCGCATTTCATGGAGCAGATGATGATCTACTTCGAAAATATTTCGGAAGATTCAGGTGACATGATTATCCATTGGGATGAAACCAAAGTTGCCGTACAGATTGAACCGGTAAACGATTGA
- the msrA gene encoding peptide-methionine (S)-S-oxide reductase MsrA: MTVQNYGDETGDDTEVATFGAGCFWCVEAIYQRVNGVIAVESGYAGGHVQNPTYEQVVRGNTGHAEVARVTYNPEEISFEELLEVFWHTHDPTTLNRQGNDVGPQYRSAIFFHNDDQKMIAENSLKKTDKSDLWDDSIVTEITPLSNYSVAEDYHQNYFNNNPNAGYCSVVIAPKIAKFKKDFPHLLQEAN; this comes from the coding sequence ATGACAGTACAAAACTATGGCGATGAGACAGGAGATGACACGGAAGTAGCCACTTTTGGTGCGGGATGCTTCTGGTGTGTAGAAGCAATTTATCAGCGTGTGAATGGCGTTATCGCAGTGGAATCGGGGTATGCCGGTGGGCATGTTCAAAACCCAACATACGAACAAGTGGTACGCGGCAATACTGGTCATGCTGAAGTTGCAAGGGTCACCTACAATCCCGAAGAGATAAGTTTTGAAGAATTACTGGAAGTATTCTGGCATACACACGATCCTACGACTCTGAACCGTCAGGGCAATGATGTGGGACCGCAGTATCGTTCCGCTATTTTTTTCCATAATGATGATCAGAAAATGATCGCTGAGAATTCACTCAAAAAAACAGATAAATCTGATTTGTGGGACGATTCTATCGTGACGGAAATTACACCGCTCTCAAATTATAGTGTTGCGGAAGATTACCACCAAAATTATTTTAATAACAATCCGAATGCCGGGTACTGCTCGGTTGTAATTGCGCCAAAAATTGCGAAATTCAAGAAAGACTTCCCGCATCTTCTGCAGGAAGCAAATTAA
- a CDS encoding SLC13 family permease, with translation MTFEIAFVLLLIVAATILFVTDYVSYDLVAIIVMVSLLITGILTPREGLSGFSNPATVTVAAMFILSEGVRRTGILNSAGDFFSSRMQENFAYWFLSLLIFIGVISAFINNTAAVAIFIPVMMTISSRVGVSPSKLLIPLSFAGMFGGVCTLIGTSTNILVSSIAVERGMDAIGMFEFTGMGLIFLASGLLFLFTFGMKMIPDRRKEEDLTKGFDMQEYLTDIVINPGSQLIGKTLDHKKLTSQLDLDVIRVFKPSVNQSAQRGTVILEEGDILRIRGNADEIKKLLNREDVTLRPEHEWFDVDLEHGRDAVVEAVVAPESALEGARWGDFDFYEKLGAVPLAIRHRGELKHDDLAERRLSGGDSLLLSMNSERLAEIESSPSLLMVSEPDILSHREDKTAISISIIAGVVLVAALGFTSIVISAIAGVVLMVLTGCLKTNEAYDAVNWKVVMLLAGVLPLGTAMDKTGTAELMAGGMIDLLAGFGPTVLMSGFFFFTLIITAVMSNNASAALLAPIAIKAAETMEVAPEPFLYAVTFAASLSLITPFGYQTNTMIYGPGRYEVIDFFKIGVPLNLLFWVLATIFIPLIWPF, from the coding sequence ATGACTTTCGAAATCGCCTTTGTTCTTCTACTGATTGTAGCTGCGACGATTCTTTTCGTTACCGACTATGTAAGTTACGATTTGGTTGCAATTATTGTAATGGTTAGCCTGCTCATTACAGGCATTCTTACGCCAAGAGAGGGATTGTCCGGATTCAGTAACCCGGCTACGGTAACGGTTGCGGCGATGTTTATTTTAAGTGAGGGAGTCAGGCGAACCGGTATTTTAAACAGTGCCGGTGATTTTTTCTCTTCCCGAATGCAGGAAAATTTCGCCTACTGGTTTCTTTCACTGCTGATTTTTATTGGGGTAATATCAGCATTCATCAATAATACGGCAGCCGTTGCAATCTTTATTCCCGTGATGATGACCATCTCATCGCGTGTTGGTGTAAGCCCGTCCAAGCTGTTGATTCCACTCTCATTTGCCGGTATGTTTGGCGGGGTTTGTACCCTCATCGGAACATCTACGAATATCCTGGTGAGTTCTATTGCTGTTGAGAGAGGAATGGACGCTATCGGGATGTTTGAGTTTACTGGTATGGGGCTCATTTTTTTGGCATCGGGACTTCTGTTTCTGTTCACCTTTGGGATGAAGATGATTCCGGACCGGCGAAAAGAGGAAGATCTTACGAAAGGGTTTGATATGCAGGAGTACCTTACGGATATCGTGATCAATCCCGGTTCGCAGCTGATTGGGAAAACGCTGGATCATAAAAAGTTAACCAGCCAGCTTGACCTTGATGTCATTCGGGTATTTAAGCCGAGCGTCAACCAGTCAGCCCAGAGAGGTACCGTTATCCTGGAGGAGGGTGATATTCTTCGGATACGGGGTAATGCAGATGAAATCAAGAAGCTGCTCAACAGGGAAGATGTCACACTACGTCCCGAACATGAGTGGTTTGATGTGGATCTTGAACACGGACGCGACGCAGTGGTGGAAGCCGTGGTTGCACCTGAATCTGCACTTGAAGGAGCCCGTTGGGGTGATTTCGATTTTTACGAAAAGCTGGGTGCAGTTCCGCTTGCTATTCGTCACAGAGGAGAACTGAAACACGATGACCTGGCCGAACGGAGATTGTCCGGTGGTGACTCACTTCTGCTTTCAATGAATTCAGAACGTCTTGCCGAGATTGAGTCATCCCCATCACTGCTGATGGTATCAGAACCCGATATTTTATCACACCGGGAAGATAAAACCGCAATTTCAATCTCTATTATTGCCGGGGTAGTGCTGGTTGCCGCTCTTGGATTTACATCGATTGTAATCAGCGCTATAGCCGGTGTCGTTTTGATGGTTTTAACCGGCTGCCTGAAAACAAATGAGGCGTATGACGCGGTGAACTGGAAAGTGGTAATGCTGTTAGCCGGAGTTCTTCCGCTGGGTACAGCTATGGATAAAACAGGAACCGCTGAACTGATGGCCGGAGGTATGATCGATTTGCTTGCCGGCTTTGGACCGACGGTGCTGATGTCTGGTTTTTTCTTTTTTACTCTGATTATTACAGCTGTGATGTCAAACAACGCTTCTGCGGCACTGCTTGCACCTATCGCAATAAAAGCAGCGGAAACAATGGAGGTTGCACCGGAACCTTTTTTGTATGCGGTAACCTTTGCAGCATCCCTGAGCCTGATTACACCCTTTGGCTATCAAACCAACACTATGATTTATGGTCCGGGCCGTTATGAAGTGATTGACTTTTTCAAAATCGGAGTACCGTTAAATTTACTTTTCTGGGTATTAGCTACCATTTTTATACCGCTGATATGGCCGTTTTGA
- a CDS encoding alcohol dehydrogenase gives MKAAQIKEAGGEFQIVDIPVPEPGSREVLIKVEACGICHSDAMVKDGLFPGIEYPRVPGHEVVGIVEEVGESVTRWNKGDRVGVGWHGGHCFTCNPCRSGDFINCENGKVAGISYDGGYADYMTAPEEAVAAVPDELRSEDAAPLLCAGITTFNSLKNTGAQAGDLVAVQGIGGLGHLAVQYAAKMGFKTAAISTSDDKEKLAKNLGAHHFINAKKQNAVEELQALGGARVIIATAPNTEIIGEIAGGLGVEGNLLVLAATGETFEVSPLTLIMGRKQISGWPSGTAKDSEDTLNFSAMTGTKPMIETYSLDQAGEAYARMINNEARFRVVLKMN, from the coding sequence ATGAAAGCTGCACAAATAAAAGAAGCAGGCGGAGAATTTCAGATTGTAGACATACCTGTACCGGAACCGGGCAGTCGCGAAGTATTGATAAAAGTGGAGGCTTGCGGAATTTGCCATAGTGATGCCATGGTAAAAGATGGTTTGTTTCCCGGAATTGAGTACCCGAGGGTTCCAGGGCATGAGGTAGTAGGAATTGTTGAGGAAGTGGGGGAAAGCGTAACGAGGTGGAATAAAGGGGACAGGGTAGGAGTCGGCTGGCACGGAGGTCACTGTTTTACCTGTAACCCATGCCGCAGCGGAGATTTCATCAACTGCGAAAATGGTAAAGTAGCGGGAATCAGCTATGACGGCGGATACGCAGATTATATGACTGCACCTGAAGAGGCAGTTGCCGCTGTTCCCGACGAATTACGTTCAGAAGATGCCGCCCCGCTGCTTTGCGCAGGCATCACCACGTTTAATTCGCTCAAAAATACAGGGGCACAGGCGGGTGACCTGGTAGCCGTTCAGGGAATTGGTGGATTGGGGCACCTTGCTGTGCAGTACGCAGCAAAAATGGGATTCAAAACCGCAGCGATTTCCACAAGCGACGACAAAGAAAAGCTGGCGAAAAATCTGGGAGCGCACCATTTTATCAATGCAAAAAAACAGAATGCTGTGGAAGAATTGCAGGCACTTGGCGGAGCAAGGGTGATCATTGCAACAGCGCCAAATACCGAAATCATCGGGGAGATAGCCGGCGGACTTGGAGTAGAGGGAAATCTGTTGGTTTTAGCAGCAACTGGTGAAACGTTCGAAGTCTCCCCGCTGACTCTCATCATGGGCCGAAAACAAATCAGCGGCTGGCCAAGCGGAACAGCAAAAGATTCGGAAGATACACTGAACTTCAGTGCCATGACCGGCACAAAACCCATGATTGAAACGTACTCCCTCGATCAGGCAGGAGAAGCGTACGCTCGGATGATCAATAATGAAGCGAGGTTTCGGGTTGTACTGAAAATGAACTAA